DNA from Podospora pseudopauciseta strain CBS 411.78 chromosome 5 map unlocalized CBS411.78m_5, whole genome shotgun sequence:
CAACTTTAGGCTGGGCAAGGTGATTGTCTGGACGGGCGTGTTCAACATTATTTACACtatcgccttcttcttcgcctccttgCTTCAGTGCCAACCGATATCAGCGTTTTGGACGGCGTGGGAGGGCGTTGGGAAGGATCAGTGCGTCAACCTCAACGCGATGGCTtggtcggcggcggcgacgggGATAGCGTTTGATTTATGGCTGCTGGCTTTGCCATTTCCGCAGCTGCTGTCGCTTAATCTGCactggaagaagaagttAATGGGGTCGATGATGTTTCTTGTGGGCGCAGCGTGAGTGGAGGCTTGTCCTTGTGCGTCGCGCTGGAGCGTCGAGATTAACTGGTTTGTGTTTTAGTGTAATTGTCATCAGCTTGATCCGGCTCAAGACTATCAACGCGACCACCCGGGCTGTCAACCCTACTAGTAAGTCTTCGggtgctctctctctctctctctgtggGTCAAAAGGTTGCTTTGCTGACACTGGTAACAGAGGATACGGTGGACCTCTCCCTGTGGAGTGGCATCGAAATCGACGTGGGCGTTATATGTCCCTGCCTGCCTAGCTTCCGACTCCTCCTGCGAAAGGTCCTACCGCGCCTGATGGGAGAGTCTACAAGGTCGTACGAGCTTGACCCGATCTCcaagggggaaggaggcgtGACGGTGACGACCAAGATCTCGGCCCATATTGAGCCGTCGGGGAATAATGGGATATTCTTGCGGCCGCACAAGGACTCGAACACGGGGAGGAGCTGTGAGAGTGTTACTGGACTGGTGGAGCTGTCGGATGAGGAGAGTAACCATGGTCGGCAGAAGGCGTAATGATacagatggagaagagggttTGATTATTTTGTCATGGGTGGAAGCTTAGATTCTGGTCGATTTGATGTTGACCAAGATGTCCTGAGTGGGTTGCAAACCCCAATGGAAAGTTAGAAGCAATGATCTGAGAGATATATCACAACTTGCATGAGTCAGTGATGAGTTGCTGGTGTTTCTTGAGATCTTTGTTCGTTTTGTCAAGCCCCTTTCTTGGGGGCCCCGCTATTTGGTACTCTTTGTTGCTAGGGCAACCCACGAACAGGGGCTTTCAGGGGCAATCGAATCTTTGAAACTTGTGGCTTCCATAATCAAAGGAAACTTTAAATGATTCTGAAGCAATGTTGGTTGAAAATGTAGCCATGCTCGAGAGAATGATGcaggggtggtgttggtgttcttTGAGCAGGTGTACTGTTTTTGTGTCTGCCAGCCGATCACCGCTGTAGGAAAGGCAACACATGTGTCACAAGGTGCAAGGTCGACGTCCATCTATTCTATCCGGGAGCCACTAGCAGGCCCACCTAAGATTGTCGGGCGTGACACAAATGATTCTGTACCTGCCCGCATTTTGCTACCCCCAGAAACCTACTTGGAACTTGCACTACCATATTTTACGTTCACTTGGTAACTTCAGAAACTAATCGAGATTACCAAGCCATAGAAAACACTGGCGCTTGACGATGCACCAACTATATTCCCCTCTCTTGATTGCTGCAATCCTACAACTATGCTCAGCCACCACACCTCTGATCGCCAAGCCAGACCCTCACATTTGCGGCCTCAGACTCAACAGCACCAAAGACCACCCCTGCACCAGTGTCCACGCCGGCCTTGACATTCCCACCCTGAGCCTGCGAGATGACTCGGATAACCAGTCCTTCcgatggggggagggggagtgttACGCCATGGCGTTTGCCGATgaccacaccatcatcatcatctctccCGACTGGCGGACCAACCTCaagctcatcaccatctcgcACAACGCCATGAAGAAACGGGCTGACGAGAATGGGTGTCACATTCGCGCCGGCCAAGTACGCCATGATGCACTTCCGGCAAACTCTAGACGAcaacccgcccccccaaGGACCTTCCGAAGAATGTCGGCATGTCGGCCAGCCAGTGCGTGCGCAAGCTGCGCGTCCCGGGTGTGATTTTCAACAATCATCTCAGCTGGATTGATCATGCCAGACATGTGAGCGGTGCACCCGGGATCTCTTGCCAGGTTTTGCTCTTGCTGACCATGCCTTGCTTGCCGCAGCTTCGAGTCAAGGTTCTCAAAACCGAGCAGTACATGCGGCGAATCTCCAGCTCCATCAGAGGACCCCCGACGTGGCAGATGCGAAGTCTCTTCTGCTCCAATGTTCGACCCATGCTTTTCTACGCCGGCGCCGCGTGGTACCTGCCCGACAACAAGCGACATGCGGACAGCTGGAACACGGCCTTGAAGATGCTCGAAGCGGCTCAGAGGAAATGTCTGGTGGTTATCTCAGGCGCCGTCAAATATCCGCCCTCAGAATTGCTCCTGCACGAGTTGCGCATTGAGACTGTCGACCGTCTCTTATGGTGGCCAATTCACAGTCCACCGTGCTCGTCATGATCAGCTTTCTGACCACTACAAGAATCTCCGCGCCATCAGTGACAGACCAGTCAAGGTGTTTGGAAACAGGAAGTGTCGTCTCATCGCCTCGCaacatcccatcatcaaggcCTACGCACACGCTGCGCGCTACCACCCAAGACTGCTGAGATGGAGCTTGAGCAGGCCTCCAACTGTCCCAAACGGCACCACCCGAAACAAACTCTCGCCTCTCAGCTACCGACCCAGGGCTGAAGTACGCCAAGGACATCAATCCGAATCTCGTCAAAGGTAGGAGGTCAGAGCGCGTCTTCACCGTCGACGCTTGCTTGCTCGCTCGGCAATCATCGACAACCGGTCAGCGTGTTCCGTTTCTCCCCCCCTGCCCCGCACACTCTCGGTACTAATAGATATGTCGCAGGCCTTTCGAAGGCTGGGACGATACGACTTTTGGATTGCCTGGGTCGTTCAGCTTCCGCAGTATGATGGGAACAAACGCAGTTTTCGATGCGGCATGGTGTTTGGTGCGCCGGAACTTGACTTTGCGGCCGGTTGTGAGGCAAGTCCTCCTGTGATGTTGGTGACCTCTCCAGGTGGGTCTTGCTGCTAACCTGATGGAAGCTTTCTTCGATGCTTTGATGGGGAGCTACATCGTGTCCGTGTCGTGTAAGTGTTCGCCTTTTGTCCATCAATCTTACGTGGTGTTTGCTCTTCTCTAACCAGCGTCACAGGTCCTTTTGATGCTGATCTGGCAGCTCGTTGTGTTGGTTGGGGTTTTTGTGGAACGGAAAAATGGTtgttttttatatatatatttttttatacatctctttctttttttttttttttttttttttttttttaaaaaaaaaaaccacccTTTTGTTTTAATTTGTTTTTTGAAATTgtttttaattttttctattttaaaactttttttaatctctttttttttaaattatttatcGGATGATGCGCCCTTCGCAGCGTAACCTACCTGGGCCTCAACAGCCCGGCGTCCCCGGGTGCTTGTGTTTCTTGAGTGTCAACATTCTCAAAAAGCAAGCTCGCTTCAACTAGGCTCAGTCAATCAAACACTGTCAGTCACGGGCGACTGTTTcatttttttattttgatTTTCATTTTACACTGATAGTTCTTGCTCGCAATCGCGTGACCTCGGGTGTGACCGATCAGCGGCTTTCCATGTAGAAAGAATAAGCAGTGTGATTGATGCTAGTCTACCCTCGCCAAGTTGGGATAGATGATGGGGCCGGCGCGGCATGTGGATGAAGACACAGATAATGAGGAGAGAGGTGTCAACTGTCAAGGCGCCTTTCGCTTCCCAGGTTCACCGTCAGGCCACCTCTGGACAAGACGGATTCTCCGCTGCtaacaaggacaacaagaGCTCGGCCATGAGGATGCCAACAACAAAAATATGGGGATGGTGCTGCTTGAAAGAACATGGGAACTCTGGGTTGTCCCAGTGGGGCCACGTGCATTGCTTCAGTCGGGGatcggcagcagcaaggacCGCTACGTCTTTTCTCGTCTTGCGCCAGTCGGAGGGAGCCTGGGGACACGCCAAACCATCGGCACACAAGAAAGCCAACGGCGAGCACTCAATAGATGATACACACGCACCTTGTTCAAAACATTTTGAACACCACCGTCGCGCCAAAAAGGCCGGTCGTCATCGCCCTGCTCCCGCTCGTCCTAATAACCACCATCGAAGAAAGGACAGAAGTCAGGATAGTCCTCGCGGATCTTATCTATCATTTCGGGGCTCATGTTGCTCACGGTGCGATTGATCAACTCCTGGTTCTGCTCGCGCAGATAGCGGAGGAGGTACTCGAAGCGACAGAGGCTAGTGCGCATAGGCTCGATTGCGGCGGTACGAAAGGTGACGGTGTTGACGCGGAGCGCGAGGCCGGACATCTCAGCGGCGACGAGGCGGCATGTGTAGGCGAGGCTCAGCTCGATCGGCCGGCCGTCCGAGACTCGCAGCTTGTTGCGGTTGAAGCTGTAGACGTAGCCATCGTCGACGAGGAGGTAGGCTCGGTAGATGGTGTCTCGAATCTCgggaggggcggaggggggagcTGCAGCAGGGGAAAGTGCGATGCCATGGTGTGtgaaggaagggaaggacGCAGAGGGGGGGTTTTTGTGGTGCAGAAATTCTTCAAGCTTTTCGCTGCTCCAATGCTGGCCCCCCCAGTGcccccaccacacccaccgCCCCACCAAGTCGGGGTGCCCCGTGGGGAACTCCGGCCTTTCTAGTATATGGACCCCCGCCTATACCTACCTCGCTCTACTTTTTACCCACGCTTACCTACCACCACCTAGGCAAACCAAACACAAATGGTGCTCATCAACATCGCATACACGGCCCCGATCAACCGGCCAGGCCAGCATCCCGTCCTCACAACCCCGCAAGTCTGGGCCGGCCTGGTGCGCAAAGTCCGCCATGCCCAAGAGTTCGTGCCCGTGATCGAGTCCTGCGCCGTAGCCTCCGAGGAGACCAACGCCGCCGGCCAGCTCGTCGTCACCCGCCATGTCAACTTTGGCCAGGCCGCCCCTGTGCCCGGgagcggaggggagggaggcgaggtcgAAGAGGTCTGCACCTTGTTCCCGCCGCACAGGGTCGACTTTGTGCAGGACGACGGCACCAGGGTGTGGAACCACGTCAGCCAGGGTCCCGGCAAGGACGGGGAGGACCTGTACCTGACCTATGTCTTCGAGGCGAGGGTCGAGGACGGCTCTCCAGACGCGGCAGCTCTCGAGGAGAGGTTCAAGATGGTGCGTGCCCAGCCTGACTGACCACGGCAGCCAAAGACGGTGCTGATGACATGGGATGAGTGCAAAAGACCGCCAAGAGGGCCGTGGAAAGTTCCATCGAGACCATCAGACGGCTGGTCAGCGAGGGGAAGCTTCAAAGTATCACCTAGTGTATCGTGTAAAATCTCCTGAAATTGGCAACAAAATAGCTTCACTATGCACAACCCGCTTGCTCTGCCTGCCTTGCTTGGTCTATGATATGGTCTACACGCCTCGTGAGGCATCCCAGGGTATCCGTATTccgtaaaaaataaaaacaacaacatctgTCATCAATCATGTCACATTCACATCGCCCCCCCGAATCtattccttcttctccccgcCCTCGGCCTTGACAATTTCCCGCTGAGGCGGCGTGTTGGAGTGCCGGGAAGCACCCTCGGAAATCATGCACCCATGGCCCAGGCCGTCCTCAAAGTCCAGGTCCTCGAGGTAGTTCAGGTCCAGGCCGCGaacctcctgctcctcggtGGCGCGGATGTGGAGACCGGGAatcttgttgatgacaaACAGCAAGAGGCACGAGACGAAGAACGACCAGGCGGCGCAAGTGGTGGCGCCGGCCAGTTGGAGACCCATCTGGCGGAAGTTGCGGTTCCACCAGCCACCTTCGTACGAGGCGCCCGACACGCCGTCGAGGGCGGGCACGAAGCTGGCCGCGAAGAAGCCGGTGAGGATGTCGCCGACGACACCGCCGATGCCGTGGATGGCGAAGATGTCGAGGCCGTCGTCGACCGAGAGGATGTACTTGTACTTGACGACGTAAAAGGAGCAGACCGAGGTGATGGCACCCACGAGGCAGGCCACGTACACGGGAACTGTTTCGGTCCCCTGTCAGCATTCCGGAGAAAGAGGGCCAAGAAGACACATACCAAATCCGGCAGCAGGCGTGATGCCGACCAGGCCCGCAATGATGCCCGAGCAGAAGCCCGTCAGGCTGAACTTCTTCTTGTACAGGTACTCGAGAATGACCCACGTGATGCCACCACCGCACGCGGCCAGGTTCGTGTTCACCACGACGTAGATGGACCGCAGGCTCAGGTTGGCGGTGCTGGCTCCGTTGAAGGCGAACCAGCCGAACCAGATGAAGACGGTGCCGATGCACATGAGGAGCGGGCTGTGGGGCTTGTAGTGGGCAAGCTTAGACTTGCGGTCGCTGACGGTGGGGGCGACGCCGTGCTCGTTCAGACGGGGGCCCAGCATCATGGACCAGGCCAGGGCGCCGAAGCCGCTCGCAATGTGGACAGGGCCCGAACCAGCAAAGTCGTAGAGGCCCAAATTATACAACCAACCGGAAGGGTTCCACTCCCAGTATGCGAGGCTGTCGGTGTTGTTAGCAGACCGTCCGGCTGGGCTGGCTCCACGTCTGGGCCTGTGTCAAAGAGGAGAGGACCGAACTCACAAGTAGTACACAAATGTCGTCCAGCAGAGCAGGAAGACCATGCTGGGAAAGAGGCGGCCGCGCTCCAGCATGGCTCCGGCCAAGATCATGGCGGTGGCGCTGACAAAGGTGAAGCCAAAGGCAGCATACAAGATGTCGGGGATGTCGCTGTTGGCAAGGCTGGGCTGGGCAAGGACATTTTTGAAGACGGCCAGGCTGAGATCACCGAGGATCGGGTTGGTGGTTCGGGATTGGTACAGGCTGTAGCCGTAGATCCAGTACTGGATGCCGCAGGCGCAGGCACAGAACAGGGACTGCAGCACCATGGTCAGAGCCGCCTTGCGGCGGTGCATGCCCGCATAGAGGAAGCCGATGGCGGGCGTGATTTGCCAGCACAGGATGGTGCAGACAAGCAGCCAGGCCAGGTCGCCCTTGTCGTAGGGCGCGTTGAGATCCTGGGTGAGCGGGTCACCGCCGTCGGGGTTGGAGGACCATTCCGGCCACTCTGTAACGGGGACGATCTCTGGTTCAGCCATGAGCGATAGGAGCACGGGAAGTGGTGAGTGAGGGGTGTGGGTGACGGGAGAGCTTGGTGGAGGGCAAGACTCCTGGACGATGGGGAGGTGACGTCGCCAGTATTTGTACGCAACGGCCGTCCCCGTCCAGTACGGTATTATCAGCGACCGGGGCCATTTCCCGGCCCAGGggtctctgtctctctctctgtgtgtgtgtgtgtgtgtgtctgggCGAGATAAGAGAATGGTTTGTCTACCTATGGGAAAGATGCGAAGCTGCTGATAAGAGCTGGCTTGGCCTGCCACCCTGCCCGGTGAGAGGGCTTATCAGTCTCCACAAGCCGCTGCCAAGGCCGTTGGCTGCTGTGATATTACATGCAAGGTCGACGGCCGATCCGTGGGCTTGGGTTTCTCGCAGACCGCATTCCATTACTGAAACGGGTTGGAATAACCCATGTGTTTATCAGGATTGTAGGCACCTAGCTTCAGGCCATTGGAAAGCTTGAAGATAGCAATGGTAGGTGATCCCGGTCTTGGTAGGTACCCTGTAGAAGAAGACACCTGGTACCTGGACAGGCAGGCGGGGTCGGGTGGGGTGGGGATCCAAACGTGGGGGGTGGTTTCGGTGGGAGTCCGCATCCTCGGGGTTCCGTCCAGGCACCTGGCATGGCCAGCTCAGTGTAGCTGCAAaatcaacccctccgccgTCCATGGTGCATCTTCTGGACTTGCCCGATGAGCTTCTCATCCAAATCTGCGGTGCTTTCCCACAGGCCGACATCTCAGACATCAAGAGCTGCCGTCTGAGTTGCCAGCGACTCTGCGCCGCAAGCTCCCATCTCTTGGTGCCCCTCGTGGCCGTCGACTGCCGCAAAGCCTCGCTCGAACGCTTCACCGAGATCCTACGccaccccaccatctcccgcGGCGTTCGCACTGTTCGTGTTCCCATACATTCCTATCGCCATGAGCTGAGCGACCTCTGTGCCAGCTTTGTCAAGTTTGTGGTCGAACCAGCCCTCCACGCCCGTGCCGCCCACGACCATCATCGCAGAGCCGCCCTTTGTTTCTTCCGCCGATATCTAGACGGACACGGCGATGGCACCCCCCTGGAGCACGACGACAGTCTGTGGCTGCGGGCCCTGCGTCTCGTCCATGGGGAGTATCAAAGGCTCTACAGGGAGCAAGAAGCGCTGCGAAGCGAGGGAACCTTTGTCGACACGGTTGCCTCGGCCGTGGCCACCATGCCCCGCGGAACTGTCTTGATATACGATGACAAGCCGTGCAGCACCCTGGACGTCGCCAGCCTCCAAGTCTTGGTCCGAGAACATTGTCGCCTGCTAGGCCTTGATCCATCTGCCTGGCGCCCCATCTGGTACGAGATGTTGTCTCCTACAACCTGGACCGACTTGGTCAGAGATGACTTTGGCTGGGAGGCCTTTGCTCCGGATCCCGCCTTCCAAGAGCCGCAGATGGATTTTATACTCGAACTTCCAGGCGCCATTGCAAGGGCTGGAGGCCAGGTCCATGACATGCGGTTTGATCTGTCTTGCGAGACACCTCTGCGTCACCTCGGGTCAGGTGTAGCAACTCGGTCCCATCTTGCCTCTGCGACGCAACAACTACAGGCCTTTACCCTCATCTCTCACCA
Protein-coding regions in this window:
- a CDS encoding uncharacterized protein (EggNog:ENOG503Q0BQ; COG:S) yields the protein MGKDIWFVPFDNITKIMQTYFATMLTYVTTRFFIRASIILFYLRVFPAQSNFRLGKVIVWTGVFNIIYTIAFFFASLLQCQPISAFWTAWEGVGKDQCVNLNAMAWSAAATGIAFDLWLLALPFPQLLSLNLHWKKKLMGSMMFLVGAAVIVISLIRLKTINATTRAVNPTKDTVDLSLWSGIEIDVGVICPCLPSFRLLLRKVLPRLMGESTRSYELDPISKGEGGVTVTTKISAHIEPSGNNGIFLRPHKDSNTGRSCESVTGLVELSDEESNHGRQKA
- a CDS encoding uncharacterized protein (COG:S; EggNog:ENOG503NZQB) is translated as MHQLYSPLLIAAILQLCSATTPLIAKPDPHICGLRLNSTKDHPCTSVHAGLDIPTLSLRDDSDNQSFRWGEGECYAMAFADDHTIIIISPDWRTNLKLITISHNAMKKRADENGCHIRAGQTTTRPPKDLPKNVGMSASQCVRKLRVPGVIFNNHLSWIDHARHVSGAPGISCQVLLLLTMPCLPQLRVKVLKTEQYMRRISSSIRGPPTWQMRSLFCSNVRPMLFYAGAAWYLPDNKRHADSWNTALKMLEAAQRKCLVVISGAVKYPPSELLLHELRIETVDRLLWWPIHSPPCSS
- a CDS encoding uncharacterized protein (EggNog:ENOG503P4T8; COG:S), which encodes MVLINIAYTAPINRPGQHPVLTTPQVWAGLVRKVRHAQEFVPVIESCAVASEETNAAGQLVVTRHVNFGQAAPVPGSGGEGGEVEEVCTLFPPHRVDFVQDDGTRVWNHVSQGPGKDGEDLYLTYVFEARVEDGSPDAAALEERFKMTAKRAVESSIETIRRLVSEGKLQSIT
- a CDS encoding uncharacterized protein (EggNog:ENOG503NW77; COG:P) is translated as MAEPEIVPVTEWPEWSSNPDGGDPLTQDLNAPYDKGDLAWLLVCTILCWQITPAIGFLYAGMHRRKAALTMVLQSLFCACACGIQYWIYGYSLYQSRTTNPILGDLSLAVFKNVLAQPSLANSDIPDILYAAFGFTFVSATAMILAGAMLERGRLFPSMVFLLCWTTFVYYFLAYWEWNPSGWLYNLGLYDFAGSGPVHIASGFGALAWSMMLGPRLNEHGVAPTVSDRKSKLAHYKPHSPLLMCIGTVFIWFGWFAFNGASTANLSLRSIYVVVNTNLAACGGGITWVILEYLYKKKFSLTGFCSGIIAGLVGITPAAGFVPVYVACLVGAITSVCSFYVVKYKYILSVDDGLDIFAIHGIGGVVGDILTGFFAASFVPALDGVSGASYEGGWWNRNFRQMGLQLAGATTCAAWSFFVSCLLLFVINKIPGLHIRATEEQEVRGLDLNYLEDLDFEDGLGHGCMISEGASRHSNTPPQREIVKAEGGEKKE
- a CDS encoding uncharacterized protein (EggNog:ENOG503P8TQ) translates to MVHLLDLPDELLIQICGAFPQADISDIKSCRLSCQRLCAASSHLLVPLVAVDCRKASLERFTEILRHPTISRGVRTVRVPIHSYRHELSDLCASFVKFVVEPALHARAAHDHHRRAALCFFRRYLDGHGDGTPLEHDDSLWLRALRLVHGEYQRLYREQEALRSEGTFVDTVASAVATMPRGTVLIYDDKPCSTLDVASLQVLVREHCRLLGLDPSAWRPIWYEMLSPTTWTDLVRDDFGWEAFAPDPAFQEPQMDFILELPGAIARAGGQVHDMRFDLSCETPLRHLGSGVATRSHLASATQQLQAFTLISHQPQTETLSHDYASSVLARTPNLGCLRLDIASPGSHPDILVSRLWPRLQNIHLAGVQLTLPDLVAFLDGVPAYVENMRLSSVHLMQGSWADALEALRQKSYGSFTVEDPRGSEAEHVGVAFETGGNGPGDRFVKRVRVPGCLSPAEAFVRRVTDTNPCQS